In the genome of Massilia sp. W12, the window GTGTCTGGCGCGCACGCCTGCGGCCTGGCCGGGCAGCCATCCACACAGCATGGGCGCAAACCCTTGGCTTCCCTCCCTCGAACAACGAAATCAATGAGAAATCAATGGAATCAATGGGGTCAGACTCGAATCAATGGGGTCAGACTCGATTGATTTTCCTTGTCTTACAGCTGAAGGCAATGTTTTTACACATCGCGGCGCGCTGAGAGTCTAGCAAAGCAGTGGGGGATCAAATGTCCATGCCGGTAAGTAAGCATATTGAGAATAGTGCGCTGTACATTTGTAGAAATAGCAGTTTCGCTAAGAGACTGCGACGCCATCCCGATGTCGCGGGGGCAGCTTGTGGGATCAATCGAGTCTGACCCCATTGATTCTGCGGGGGCAGCTTGTGGGATCAATCGAGTCTGACCCCATTGATTCTGACCCCATTGATTTCACGAACGTTCCCAGCTTCCTCATGACGGTTGTGCAACGCCATCCCGATGTCGCGCGGGCAGCTTGTGGGATCAATCGAGTCTGACCCCATTGCTTTGACCTCATTGATTCCCCCCTTGATTCTGGCGCGCACCCATCATGTATGCATTTTTTAGAACAAATCCCCTATACTTGGCAAACCCGGAAGCCTTGCCGCTAAACCGGGAAAATAAAGCCCAAGCCGGCTGAGCAGCCGGGATTGGGCCAGAGGGGACAGCAACATACCGCGCCACCACACCGGCTGCGCAGACATCGCGCCGCCCCCATCATCGCCACCACCAGAAAGAGGAAGTACATGTCAGCACTCCTGAGTCTGTCACGCATGATAGACGCGCTCAATCAAGCGCTGGGCAAGCTGGTCAGCTATGCGCTGCTGCTTGCCGTCATCATTTGCACCGGCAATGCGCTGGTGCGCTATGCCTTCAATATCAGCTCAAATGCCTGGCTGGAATTGCAATGGTATTTGTATGGCGCCATGTTTTTAGGCGCGGCCAGCTATACCTTGAAACGCGATGAACATGTGCGCATTGACGTCATTGTGGGCCGCTTCTCCAAGCGCACCCAGGTCATCATCGATTTGCTCGGCTTCCTCTTTTTCATGATGCCGATCTGTTTATTGATTGTGTATTATTCCTGGCCCTACGCCCTGCTCTCATTTGAAAGCAAAGAGCTGTCCACCAATGCCGGCGGGTTGATCGTGTGGCCGGCCAAAATGCTGATTCCTTTCGGCTTCGCCCTGCTGTCTTTGCAAGGCGTCTCGGAAATCATCAAACGCGCAGCCTATCTGATGGGCTTGATTGATTCCTCCGCCTTTGACAAGCAGCAAGTCAAGCCGGAAGACGAAGTGGCGGCGATCAAAGCCGCCAATAATCTGAAATAAGGGGCTGCCATGCTGGAATTTATCGCGGCGAACCTCGCCCCTATCATGTTTTTCACGCTGGTCATCTTTTTGATGTCCGGCTTCCCGGTCGCCTTCTCGCTGGCGGCTAACGGCCTGTTTTTCGGCATTGTCGGGATTGAGCTGGGCCTGCTCAAACCTGAACTCTTGCAAGCCCTGCCCAACCGCATCTTCGGCATTTTGGGCAATGACACCTTGCTGGCGATTCCATTTTTCACCTTTATGGGCTTGATACTGGAGCGCTCAGGCATGGCCGAAGATTTGCTGGACACCATCGGCCAGCTGTTCGGCCCGGTGCGCGGCGGCGTGGCGTATGCCGTGATCTTTGTCGGCGCCTTACTGGCCGCGACCACCGGCGTGGTGGCGGCATCGGTGATCTCGATGGGCCTGATCTCGCTGCCGGTGATGTTGCGCTATGGCTATGATAAAAAAGTCGCCACCGGCGTCATCGCTGCCTCCGGCACGCTGGCGCAAATCATTCCGCCTTCGCTGGTGTTGATCGTGATGGCGGATCAGCTCGGGCGCTCGGTGGGGGATATGTATAAAGCCGCGTTTTTACCCGGCTTGCTGCTGACGGCGATGTATGCCGGCTATATTTTGTCGCTCTCGATTTTCAAACCGCATACCGTACCGGCATTGCCGCCCGAAGCGCGCAATTTGCGCGAGCCGAATGGCGACAGTGGCACGCTGTCCCTGTTGCTGTTGACAATTGCCTCGGTCGCCGCCGGCTGGGGCTTTGCCTGGTGGTACACCCAAGGCCATCCAAATGCACACACCGATCAAGTGGTGGTGTATTCGATGGCGGTAGGCATACTGGCTGCGTTTGTGCCAGCGCTGCTGAATCGCTATCTGAAACTTGGCCTGCTCTCGCGATTGGCGGAAAAAGTGGTGTTTGTGCTGATCCCGCCGCTGGCCCTGATCTTTTTGGTGCTGGGCACGATTTTCGTAGGCATCGCCACCCCGACCGAGGGTGGCGGCATGGGCGCTGCCGGCGCGATTTTACTGGCGCTGATGAACCGCCGCCTGAAATGGTCATTGCTGACCCAGGCGATGGAATCGACCACCCGCTTATCCTCTTTCGTGATGTTCATTTTGATCGGCTCCACCGTCTTCGGTCTGGTGTTCCGTGGCATCAATGGCGATTTGTGGGTGGAACATCTGCTGACCTCGCTGCCGGGCGGTCAGATCGGCTTCTTGATCGCGGTGAATATTCTGTTCTTTGTGCTGGCCTTCTTTCTCGACTTTTTCGAGCTGGCCTTCATCCTGGTGCCGCTGGTCGGGCCGGTGGCGGAAAAGCTGGGCATTGATTTGATCTGGTTTGGCGTCTTGCTGGGGGTGAATATGCAAACCTCCTTCATGCATCCGCCGTTTGGTTTCGCCCTGTTCTATCTGCGCTCGGTGGCCTCGAAAGAAGTCAAGACCTCAGATATCTATTGGGGCGCGGTGCCGTTTGTCTGTATTCAGGTGATTATGGTCGGCCTGATCATTGCTTTCCCGAATCTGGTTTCGGTGGATAAAAAAGACAACCACAACGAGCAGATCGAATTGCGGATTGACGCGCCAAGCGACAGCAGCGCCAAACCTGGTGAGAAAAAAACGGATAGCAAAACCGACACCGGCGGCTTCAATCTGGAATTTTCCAGCGATGCTGAACCGGCCAAGGCGTCTTCGGCATCTGCTTCGGCATCTGCTTCGGCATCGGCTTCGGCTTCGGCATCTGCTTCAGCCAGCGCCTCCGGCAAAGCTTCCGCCAAAGACGAAGGCAGTCCGTTTGGCGATTTGCAATTCTCGGATGACACAAAGAAATAGCGCGACAGCAATGCTGCATCAAAACGGGCGCCAGCATGCGCCCGTTTTTTTTCGCCCGCAACGCCATCCCGGCCAGCATGGAAAGCTGCTAAAGTAGGACTCCCGCCCAATGTTTTTTCTGCGCTATGCTCATTCAGCAAATTCTGCTCTCCGCGCCCCTCTTCATTCTGGTGTTTTTAGGCTATGCCGTGATGAAATTCGCAAACTGGCCCGCCAGCATGTCAGAAAACCTGTCCCGCTATGTGTTCACGCTGGCGCTGCCGGCTATGCTGTTTCATTTGATGAGCGATTTAAGCCGCTTGCCGCCGGTTGATTGGCGTCTCTTGCTGGCGTTTTTCGGCTCTTGCCTGATTCTGTTTGCGCTGGGCCGCCTGCTGTATTGGAAGGTCTTCAAACT includes:
- a CDS encoding TRAP transporter large permease subunit, translating into MLEFIAANLAPIMFFTLVIFLMSGFPVAFSLAANGLFFGIVGIELGLLKPELLQALPNRIFGILGNDTLLAIPFFTFMGLILERSGMAEDLLDTIGQLFGPVRGGVAYAVIFVGALLAATTGVVAASVISMGLISLPVMLRYGYDKKVATGVIAASGTLAQIIPPSLVLIVMADQLGRSVGDMYKAAFLPGLLLTAMYAGYILSLSIFKPHTVPALPPEARNLREPNGDSGTLSLLLLTIASVAAGWGFAWWYTQGHPNAHTDQVVVYSMAVGILAAFVPALLNRYLKLGLLSRLAEKVVFVLIPPLALIFLVLGTIFVGIATPTEGGGMGAAGAILLALMNRRLKWSLLTQAMESTTRLSSFVMFILIGSTVFGLVFRGINGDLWVEHLLTSLPGGQIGFLIAVNILFFVLAFFLDFFELAFILVPLVGPVAEKLGIDLIWFGVLLGVNMQTSFMHPPFGFALFYLRSVASKEVKTSDIYWGAVPFVCIQVIMVGLIIAFPNLVSVDKKDNHNEQIELRIDAPSDSSAKPGEKKTDSKTDTGGFNLEFSSDAEPAKASSASASASASASASASASASASASGKASAKDEGSPFGDLQFSDDTKK
- a CDS encoding TRAP transporter small permease subunit encodes the protein MSALLSLSRMIDALNQALGKLVSYALLLAVIICTGNALVRYAFNISSNAWLELQWYLYGAMFLGAASYTLKRDEHVRIDVIVGRFSKRTQVIIDLLGFLFFMMPICLLIVYYSWPYALLSFESKELSTNAGGLIVWPAKMLIPFGFALLSLQGVSEIIKRAAYLMGLIDSSAFDKQQVKPEDEVAAIKAANNLK